In one window of Arthrobacter pascens DNA:
- a CDS encoding cell division protein CrgA, with amino-acid sequence MPESKPRKKTSSAAQPASATQAYKPNAVWFKPVMFGLMIIGLLWIITFYISEGVLPVQAWGSWNIVAGFGIAIVGFLMTTRWRS; translated from the coding sequence GTGCCCGAGTCAAAGCCACGCAAGAAGACTTCCAGCGCCGCGCAGCCGGCATCGGCGACGCAGGCATACAAGCCCAATGCTGTCTGGTTCAAGCCGGTGATGTTCGGTCTGATGATCATTGGCTTGCTCTGGATCATCACCTTCTACATCAGCGAGGGCGTACTTCCCGTCCAGGCTTGGGGATCGTGGAACATCGTGGCCGGTTTCGGCATCGCCATCGTCGGCTTCCTGATGACCACCCGCTGGCGTTCCTAG